One Hevea brasiliensis isolate MT/VB/25A 57/8 chromosome 6, ASM3005281v1, whole genome shotgun sequence genomic window, GCAGTTGACAACAGTTGTGATAATTGCCTTTCCATATTTTCTTCCATTGTTTTTTAAGAGGTTGCATTCCACTTGCAGCTTAGAATTGTAGTAATTTTATTAATCCCGAAGAGAGTTTTTCATATGTTCATTTTTTGACTATGTGAAACTATTGGAGCTTTGAATCTTcctttgaaaatttattaatatgTGGACATAATCTAAAGTATTTTTGGGAATTATTGCAGGATATTGAGAAAGAGAGGAGGAGAAGTGAGAATCCAGAGGCAATGGATGAGGATATTGAGGACGAAGTGGCTGAGATCAAGGCTGCTCATTTTGAGGAGTCTATGAAATTTGCTCGCAGGAGTGTTAGTGATGCTGACATTCGCAAATATCAAGCATTTGCTCAGACGTTGCAGCAATCTAGGGGATTCGGATCAGATTTTAGGTTTTCCGAAACAAGGACCAGTGGAGCCGCATCTGATCCATTCACAACTTCAGCTGGTGGGGCTGATGAAGATGATCTGTATGATTAAGTCTTCTAGTTATTCAAATATATTCAACTGACATTTTGGCTTTGCGAGAATGCATGACATGTTTAGCTTTTGGTTAAGACAGGGCAATTTGTTGCTGGGTGGTGTCTGTTATAACTTTCGCTTTCTTGTAATATGGAATTTAGCGCTTAGCAGTGCAGGCTGACGTCTGTTTTACACTGTACCATATTACTATATGCGGATACCTTGCGCTTGGAGGGCCAATATCCTTGTTGCGGTGTTTAGAAATTTATTAAACCTCTGTTCCTTAGCGATGTGAAATTATATCAAGCGCTTCTCTTCTCGATGTTCGTGATCCTCTTGATCCAATTAGACTTCTGAGTCTGCCTGTGCTCACGGAGGATGATCAATTCAAAAGCTGTACTTTGATGTGATGGGATGACTCGATATAGTCATGTTAAAATGCCAGTAAATTGTAGTATGGAGTAAGCTCTGGCCTCGGAGCCTATTTCATCGTCAAAGTTAAAAAATGATTTCCGTCTTGTTGTCTACTCGAGGGTATGGATTAAATAGTAATAGTCTAGGTGGGTTACGGTCGCTTCGTATGAGTCTCGGGATTCGTAGCTAAGTTTAAGAATTTCTGACACAGGCATCTCTTATGCGTGAACCTCCTAGCCGCAGCAGGTTATCTGATTGGTAGTACTCAAAATTTTCACTCATGAACCCAAACAGTAAAAGACTGAAGGCGGTTCAAGAGATCAGAATCGGTTTTTTACAGTTCtgatttgatttttatttaacttcattttaaattaatttaaaatatttaatttgaacttaatttacttataaaaagtaaagaaatttaattttttaattttagagttaaattttttaattttttaatttaattaaaaatacaaagcctaatttttttcatttaagttaaattaaattaaaattaaaatttctgtattaatttaaataaaatatttaaaatgaattatattgaaagtatcaATAAATATAAGAGTGAAattgaatattaattttatataaaaaaataatttaacttttaattaaaTGGCTTAATTTcaatctaattttaatttgattcagtatttattttcattaatttaatttaattttatttttaatttaaattaattcaatttcagttgtattttaaatttgaattgactcaagattaaaaaaaaaagaaaaaaaaaatctgaattgACTATTGGCCAAGTTTACACGGAACTCAGGTTCATAAGTGCATGACTAGGAAGAGGTTCACTTTTCCATATAATTTTTCACCCTTTGATGTTTAAATAAATCTTATGTCATTGCATGATATGCTGCCACAATTAAGGATCATAGAAAGCAAAATGAAAATTaatgaacttcatttcattttattttattttatttttttaattaaaaagggCGGAGGTTAAGAAAATGGTGCTCTCACACTATACCATAGACATAGAATATAATTAAGAgaaaaatttatcaaataaataaaattaaaaagaaaatcatcaTTTAAAGTATACATAAGATATGTAAACTTACATCTTTCTCAAAACTATGGAAGTGAAATACAGTTCATATCCTTCCTTAGATCCTTCTTAACCACTAATCACTTACCCAACATGGAAATGAGAGCAGGgagattgatatatatatataggctacCATCTTCCTCAAGTGATGAAGCAATAATGAAGTGATTATGGCTTCTCAGCTGGTATATTAGAGCAAGAACCAAATGGCTGGTTATTGACATATCTGCTAGGAGCTGAGGAATGCCTAAACCCTTTTGGCAAGCAACCGTTGGCTTCTCTTCCACCAAAAACTGGTTGCTGGTGGTTCAAATGAGGCCTGATTTTCACAAAATCACCACCTTGTGCACTCAGAGGCCTCATGGTGCTTGGAACACTTGAGGGGATGACACGTCCGCCTGTAGTTATGCCTATAATAGAAGATAACAACAGGAGATAGATGAACATAAGAGAGAAGTTTCTACTCGTTGGCATTTTCAAGGTTCTTGAAGTTTGATTGATgatggtttctttcaaattcagGTGATTTTGCTTGTGGGTTTGAAGTTTGAAGCTGGGGAGATGGTTAATTTCTTGAAAGGTTTTTATGGGAAATGAGATGAGATGAGTGTGGTCCGTGTGGAGGTGGTGATGAAAGTTGCCTTAAATAGGCTCGTGAGTTTGCTGAAGAAAGCAGTTATGACACAGCTCATAGCTACCATGGCATTACTTTGAAAGTGTGAGTTGGTGAGGTGGGTTCTCTTTCTTCACCGTGATAAAGTGAGGATGCCCGTGAGTTCTTGTTAATTGCACCACTCCAACCAACAATTTCTCGagaaaataattataatgtaattattaAGCAATCAACTCTCTTAGAATGTGTCtcgattttataattttctttttctaattacaTTGATCAACTTCACTAATTAAAAAGATTGTAATTTTAGGGATTTACAATCCCAATTGAAGCACATGATTGACACAATGTGTTGACATTAAGTTGTTGCTACCGTTTCATTGGATTTGAAGATGAAGTATTAGGCAAGCTTTTATGTTTGCAGGTGTCCTTAGCAGTAAATTCTGAGGGACCATAAGAGGAAAGCATTAAGTTTAAGTCCCACAATGGCGTGTATGCATCAAAAGATTATTGAATTTGAATTCATATAAGTTCCCCATCACTATTAATTAGGGTTGCAATCAGACCAATTTCGAATAAAAATCGTAagtttcaattcaaaatttaagGAAATCTAAGTCAGAATTGTAGAATTTCCCTCTGTTTTAATTTAGTTCTAATTTCAGTTCGATTTTGATTTTTATTAGACATGGGATGGGATTGAAGTTTCTGCTCCACCTTCAGGCTTCAGCTCGTGATTCTCTTTATTACTTCTCCGAATAGATGTTATTTCAAAATCATCATAAAGAGCCATTActaaccaaattatgaactttttACAGCCACTAAAAAGAGAGAAGCATTTGTGAATTGTGACTCTGCAAAGCATCATCCGAAGAATTGTATCCTTCATTTTGAGCAGCAATTTTACCTTTAATATgttctttttttaattaaaatttttaaaaaattataattttaaagaccACTCTATATCtcattcataatatatatatatatatatatatatatatatatatttcaacttccttttctagcattttaaaaattaaaataattaaaaagttaaaTTCTTGATCATATGAACTTGATTAATCATGATATAACATGGTGAATCATGAAAGTCAACCTTAAACAGCTTTTTGCCTTGTCCAAATGTTGTGTTTCGGTTAGGAAACTTAGGTGAATCTAAGCTGTCTCCTTTTATCCAGCAATCTTTATGTTGTTAATGTTGCCCATATTATGGTCCAACCAACCAAACTATGGCCTCTGCCACGTGGCTTAATACCCTAAACAAGTGTTTCTGGTGGTATTAATGGTTGCTAATGCAGTTAGTTGAAGGCTGCTTGTAAGGGTTTCAACGCCCTTCTTTAATATCCTTCTTGTTTGGGCACAAATCAGGTGGTTAAAATTCATTGGAGTGCGTATAAAAGTAGTATTATCTTTTTTTATTCTTCAGCTTGGTTAGATACTTGTTTGGGTTAAATTTGTATAATTgggataaaattgaaaatttaccaaagATATTATTATTAGCTCTTCAAGATACAACCAAACGGGTTTCAGGGTTAATGGTTGGCAATTCTGAAATTGTTTGCACCAATAAGGGCTCATATGGAAAATATGTCTGACAGCCAAGATAAGAGAATTTCAGAAACTGGGTAGATATTAGATAGTTGTTCCTATAGCTAAAAAACGCAGGACAAGGCCCTTCTTGAAATGGAGTTTGCAGTGCCCACTTTATCATTTGCCTCCTTTACTTCAAGTAATTTACACAGGCTCTAATCTCCTTCTTTATCTTTAATACTCCATGTTCCTCAAGTTGTTCTAGCTGTTGCATATCTATCTTTTCCCATTATAATCTCTTTAACTTTATAATTACTGCAACTTAATTGAGGTAGTTGTCGAGTGTGATAATAGTTATGACAAAGTTAATGGAAAATGCCCATTTAAACATTGGGACTTTGAAGCTTTAAATGGATGGTTGTTGCTTTAATATGTATTTTCTTGATCATTTAGATGTGGGTTTTTTTATTCGGTGAAATCACCAAAGCCATTCATAGTCATCTTTATGGAGGAAGGTCTTTGTTATAATGGTAGTTTTAATTGAGATAAGGATGGTCATTTGTATATGGCttatcacaccaattagagtagtTGTGGGTTTTAAAGGGGACACTAGAAGTAATGTTGAGTGCTTGAATAAGGCTTCTGTAATTTGATGGGAAGAATGAATGCGTAATATCTTTCTTGGCCTGTTCAGTTATATAGAATATGGGTTCCTGGTTAAGCCTTAGATTtcctaaattatttatattttatgctcACTGGGGATTCCTTTATTTGTTGTGGGTGGTGGATGGAATCATGAGAAGTGGCTTTATTGCATTTATGTTGGTTCTTGATGAGGTTTCTGCGATTGATCAATGTATGAATAGTTTGTTAAACCACCTTTCTAAATTATGCTATTGTTAAACCCTCACATTTATGATTTAGTGTTATGAATTTGATTTTGTATAGAACTGGGCAATTATGATTTGGAGTGTATTGCATACTTTGTTTAAGCTGCCAAAACTGTCTGTAGGGCTTTATCTTTTACTCTGTTTAAGCCTTTGCTGGAAGAAGCTAACCAAATCTATTGCTTGCAAATATGGACACATTAATTCTATAATGAATATGGCTGGGTACCAATTTCCTGGCTTTCAAATCTGTTTTCAATGGGCTAGAGTAGGTGTGAGGCTTCTATTTGTCCACTTAGAGTTTAATTTGTTGTGGAACTACTTAGTGTCATTCATTTCAGAACTTGCTTTGGGCTACCTATTAGAATGGTGATGTATCCCTTTAGATAAGAAATTAAGAAATTCTGTAGTAATTGAGTTTTCTAGATGAGGTTTCCTTTTAGAGTGGTGATACAGCTACTGAAGAAAATTTCTTACACTCCTCTATGTAAATTACAGCATAAACTGTCTTTATACAGTTAAAACAGCAAATTTATCTAATAGGCTTTTGAATATGTTGCCTCAAGGATAATAAAGTATAATATAACAGATAATTGAAAAGCTCCCTCCATTTGCTGCCCAATTGTACTTATTTGTTTCCTTGTGTAATTCCATGATTTTATGAATACTTAAGCATGCCTGGTATACTGTAATAGAGCATAATGGTGATGAAATAGATTATTGTTCTATAGAATATTTATTTCAGTACTGTTCCGTGTTGTATCGATCCTCTTGCTAATTCATTGTAGGGTTCTTGAGGTTAAGGGCTTTATGTCTTTGACAAGCTTCAATCTCAATGTCTTTGGGCaattgggttagggtgtgtaacaGTAGATTCTTTGGGCTTGTTCTGCCTATTTCCAAGTTTTTTGTTCTTTAAAGAGTCCGAAACATGATACTTTTGACCTTTCATGCTTTCCTATGTGTTTCTTGCTAAGTTATATCTACTTTTGAAGTAAATATTTGTTTCTTTTTAATATCTTCCCTCTTGTTGAACTGTAATCTATGGTGACTGGTAATGTTGTTGCATTTTTTAGTCCTGTTAGTCCTGGGACAGTTTTTTTAGGCCATGTTGATTATGAGTCTTAATGCTAGAAGGACAATTCTGCCGGTTACATTTGTAAAATTTAACTCTTTAACTTAAAGCACATTAAGAGTGTAGGATTTCATTGGAAAGGGACCTTTTGTTGGTCACTTGAAAATAATCATTTTGGATTCTTATTTGGAATTCTTAGTGCTTGTGAGTTATCTAACTTTTGACGTCGTGAAGCAATTAGGATGCCCAAGcctggagttcataatatactgAATCCCATTGCGCAGTCTTCAGTTGATATTAAATTACAAAAACAAAAGAGAAAAACATGCTTAGTATCTTCTGCTCTACCAGAAACAGCTGCTTCTGTGGCAATTGCTGCCACAGTTGTGGGTGCAGCAGCTACACTTCTTGTGAGAAGAACCAAAGCTTCTAAGACAAATGAGGTACATATTTaacttggaaagatgtaaaatgctTTACTTGAAATGTAAAAAAAGGCATTGATATTTGGATATATGCAATTGGCAGTTTATATGATGGTGGATATAAGCAAATGCATCTTAGAAAAACTCCAGTGTGCTTCCTCTCTCACATTATGTGACTATAAATTTTCCTAGAATCTTTCCAATTTTCTTATGATCTTTTCTTTCTAGAAGTGTTTCACTGGAACACAGCAAATCAAGTGGTGTATCTTTTTCATTTTCAACATGAAAGAGGCACAAAGTATATTTATCTGCAGCATCCTCTATTTAGCTTAGCTTCTTTCCTGGCTTGTATGCTTGTTTATATACAAATAGGGGCATGCAAATGGTCGGTTCGATTTCAAACCGAACCAAACTGAcaaaaccaaaaattgaaaatcaagaattttgaaaattgaaccAAACTGATCACTAAGAGACAACTGAACTCAACCAAATCGATAAATATCAGTTCAGTTCAGTTTTAAATCGATTAAACTGAATTTTGCaagatttcatatttttaacatcaaatctcaataatgaaaacataaaaaaaaaaaacttagaaatcagaactaaaaaatcttagggtttcttttatatatatatatagtttggttattttcataaaaatcagtttttttttatgaaaataaccaaaccgaaccgattaatcaaaattatcaaaatttataaatcaaaccaaaccgattgaattttaaaccgaacatattgaaccgaattgattcggtttggtttgatttgattttttggtTCAGATCGAAATCTACTCACccttatatgtaaatgtgtacatATTGctgatttaactaattaatatcaTTACTAAATTGCAGATTCAATTGAAAACATGTGAAGATTGTGGTGGTTCTGGTATATGTTCTGAATGTAATGGTGAGGGATTTATGCTTAAGAAACTGTCGGAAGAAAGTGCTGAGAGAGCAAGGTTGAATGCAAAGAATATGGCCACAAGATATACAGCAGGGTACATTCTAAGTCTCCCTTTCTCA contains:
- the LOC110647179 gene encoding uncharacterized protein LOC110647179 isoform X2, with translation MPKPGVHNILNPIAQSSVDIKLQKQKRKTCLVSSALPETAASVAIAATVVGAAATLLVRRTKASKTNEIQLKTCEDCGGSGICSECNGEGFMLKKLSEESAERARLNAKNMATRYTAGLPKKWSYCTKCSSARSCSTCGGRGKLSY
- the LOC110647179 gene encoding uncharacterized protein LOC110647179 isoform X1; this translates as MEFAVPTLSFASFTSTIRMPKPGVHNILNPIAQSSVDIKLQKQKRKTCLVSSALPETAASVAIAATVVGAAATLLVRRTKASKTNEIQLKTCEDCGGSGICSECNGEGFMLKKLSEESAERARLNAKNMATRYTAGLPKKWSYCTKCSSARSCSTCGGRGKLSY